One genomic region from Cyanobium usitatum str. Tous encodes:
- a CDS encoding class I SAM-dependent methyltransferase, which yields MQYSENNYLKNPRIINDEYRERLQSFQVPAIKRHFGTLEGKCFADIGCGDIPLGYCQGEIGRPKKYYATDLNKDALDSGFKSLTNSGVDVSNIELIPGPYFDFDLIPDASIDAAFSNSLFSHLSLNTILICLKRLRPKMANHAKYLSSMIILPPGIDCIEYKWEVKYGAVSHSARDPFHYQFLEFKEIVDSCTDFSCSTLYEYGHPFQVLVEFLPKV from the coding sequence ATGCAGTACTCGGAGAATAATTATTTAAAGAATCCAAGAATTATCAATGATGAATATAGAGAAAGACTTCAGTCTTTCCAGGTTCCTGCAATCAAAAGGCACTTTGGCACTTTGGAGGGCAAATGCTTTGCGGATATTGGGTGTGGCGATATTCCGCTGGGGTACTGTCAAGGCGAGATAGGAAGACCCAAGAAGTATTACGCAACTGACTTGAATAAGGATGCACTTGATAGTGGTTTTAAATCTCTAACAAATTCCGGTGTTGACGTCTCGAATATAGAATTGATTCCTGGTCCTTATTTTGATTTTGATTTAATTCCCGATGCTTCAATCGATGCTGCATTTTCTAACTCTCTTTTCTCTCACCTTTCGCTCAATACCATACTGATTTGCTTGAAACGCCTGCGCCCAAAAATGGCGAATCATGCAAAGTATTTGTCTAGTATGATAATTCTTCCTCCTGGCATTGATTGCATTGAGTACAAGTGGGAAGTCAAGTATGGAGCGGTTTCACATTCTGCTAGAGATCCCTTCCACTACCAGTTTTTAGAGTTCAAGGAAATTGTTGACTCTTGTACTGACTTTTCCTGTAGTACATTGTACGAGTATGGGCATCCGTTTCAAGTTCTCGTAGAGTTTCTTCCTAAGGTTTGA
- a CDS encoding calcium-binding protein: MANNLKSFKFTNKADTAISVTGWEVLEGVVINALAGNDIIKGTSSTDSGIGNYGTINTGDGKDTITGTGTGDFYGIGNDGTINTGAGNDRITGTGGTGIYNDDGTINTGDGNDIIKGTSSTGSGISNYGTINTGDGNDRITGTGGTGSGIYNDDDGTINTGDGNDIIKGTSTGSGIFNYGTINTGAGNDRITGTGGDFYDIFNCGIFNYGTIKTGDGNDIIKGTVTGGTGGTGIYDGIENDGTIKTGDGNDIIKGTGTGSGISNYGTINTGAGNDRITGTGGTGSGIYNDDDGTINTGDGNDIVDALEGGFDGDGTTYLDAGNDTLKGFGTGNFYGGAGTDKLFFGEGTYVISGSTVVFNGATMNVNQFEKIGGANGGLFTFQDGTLTVSSTGVGTFA, encoded by the coding sequence ATGGCTAATAATCTTAAGAGCTTTAAGTTCACTAACAAAGCAGACACAGCGATTTCAGTGACAGGCTGGGAGGTCCTCGAGGGTGTTGTTATAAATGCACTTGCTGGCAATGACATCATTAAAGGCACCAGCAGCACCGACTCCGGCATCGGCAACTACGGCACAATCAATACCGGCGATGGCAAGGATACCATTACCGGCACCGGCACCGGCGACTTCTACGGCATCGGCAACGACGGCACAATCAATACCGGCGCTGGCAATGACAGGATTACAGGCACCGGCGGCACCGGTATCTACAACGACGACGGCACAATCAATACCGGCGATGGCAATGACATCATTAAAGGCACCAGCAGCACCGGCTCCGGCATCTCCAACTACGGCACAATCAATACCGGCGATGGCAATGACAGGATTACAGGCACCGGCGGCACCGGCTCCGGTATCTACAACGACGACGACGGCACAATCAATACCGGCGATGGCAATGACATCATTAAAGGCACCAGCACCGGCTCCGGCATCTTCAACTACGGCACAATCAATACCGGCGCTGGCAATGACAGGATTACAGGCACCGGCGGCGACTTCTACGACATCTTCAACTGCGGCATCTTCAACTACGGCACAATCAAAACCGGCGATGGCAATGACATCATTAAAGGCACCGTCACCGGCGGCACCGGCGGCACCGGTATCTACGACGGCATCGAGAACGACGGCACAATCAAAACCGGCGATGGCAATGACATCATTAAAGGCACCGGCACCGGCTCCGGCATCTCCAACTACGGCACAATCAATACCGGCGCTGGCAATGACAGGATTACAGGCACCGGCGGCACCGGCTCCGGTATCTACAACGACGACGACGGCACAATCAATACCGGCGATGGCAATGACATCGTCGATGCACTTGAAGGTGGATTCGATGGAGATGGAACAACATATCTTGATGCTGGCAATGACACCCTAAAAGGATTTGGTACTGGTAATTTTTATGGCGGCGCTGGCACAGACAAGTTATTTTTTGGCGAAGGCACCTACGTAATTAGTGGGTCCACTGTCGTATTTAATGGTGCGACAATGAACGTCAATCAATTTGAAAAAATAGGCGGTGCAAATGGTGGACTATTTACCTTCCAAGATGGGACGCTTACTGTTTCATCAACAGGTGTTGGCACATTTGCTTGA
- a CDS encoding YebC/PmpR family DNA-binding transcriptional regulator has protein sequence MAGHSKWAQIKRTKAVVDSKRGAVFTRLGREIMVAARSGADPAGNFQLRTAIEKAKAAGMPNANIERAIAKGSGQGSGSGEAFEAVRYEGYGPGGVAVLVEAFTDNRNRTAAEVRLAFGKHGGNLGETGCVGYLFEQRSVVQLAAGDGQAIDEEALLEGLLALEEQGGPAALGYTPLERGELEVFGTFADLEALQDGLRRQGWVVVGWEHRWIPQTACPLSDAETLRACLRMLDALEDLEDGRSVTSNLEADESLINAVLV, from the coding sequence ATGGCCGGCCACAGCAAGTGGGCCCAGATCAAACGCACCAAGGCCGTGGTGGATTCCAAACGCGGCGCCGTGTTTACCCGGCTTGGCAGGGAGATCATGGTGGCGGCCCGAAGCGGGGCCGACCCCGCCGGCAACTTCCAGCTGCGCACCGCCATCGAGAAGGCCAAAGCCGCCGGGATGCCCAACGCCAACATCGAGCGGGCCATCGCCAAGGGTTCGGGCCAGGGCAGCGGCTCCGGCGAAGCCTTTGAAGCCGTGCGCTACGAGGGCTACGGCCCCGGCGGCGTGGCGGTGCTGGTGGAGGCCTTCACCGACAACCGCAACCGCACTGCCGCCGAGGTGCGCCTGGCCTTCGGCAAACACGGCGGCAACCTGGGCGAAACCGGCTGTGTGGGCTACCTGTTTGAGCAGCGCTCGGTGGTGCAGCTCGCTGCCGGGGATGGCCAAGCCATCGATGAAGAAGCCCTGCTGGAAGGGTTGCTGGCCCTAGAGGAGCAGGGCGGCCCCGCCGCCCTCGGCTACACCCCCCTCGAGCGAGGGGAGCTGGAGGTGTTCGGCACCTTCGCCGACCTAGAGGCCCTGCAGGACGGCCTGCGCCGCCAGGGCTGGGTAGTGGTGGGCTGGGAACACCGCTGGATTCCGCAAACCGCCTGCCCCCTGAGCGACGCCGAAACTCTGCGCGCCTGCCTGCGCATGCTTGATGCCCTCGAGGACCTCGAAGATGGGCGCAGCGTCACCAGCAACCTGGAGGCCGACGAATCCCTGATAAACGCTGTCCTGGTCTGA
- the truB gene encoding tRNA pseudouridine(55) synthase TruB, with translation MADQPCGFLVLDKAAGLTSHACVARVRRAYKLKRVGHGGTLDPAVTGVLPIALGPATRLLPYLEGDKTYRGVVQLGLRTVSDDLEGEVLASFAVPALEAADLEAALASFRGPIQQVPPQVSAVHVKGQRAYALVRQGEQLELAPRAVTIQRLELLGWDGATARLELLVRCSAGTYIRSLARDLGEALGCGGALAQLRRSEALGFGLEQAVPLEALDQAPLPPLLNPLAALGHLPQRQLLDAELEGWRCGRALDHGLSLEAGEPVAVLGPDGNLAGMARTSEGGLLQPKLVFNATG, from the coding sequence ATGGCTGACCAGCCCTGCGGCTTTCTGGTGCTCGACAAGGCGGCGGGGCTCACCTCCCACGCCTGTGTCGCCCGGGTGCGGCGCGCCTACAAGCTCAAGCGCGTGGGCCATGGCGGCACCCTGGATCCAGCCGTCACCGGGGTGCTGCCAATCGCCCTGGGCCCCGCCACCCGGCTACTGCCCTACCTGGAGGGCGACAAGACCTATCGGGGCGTGGTGCAACTGGGGCTGCGCACCGTCAGCGACGATCTAGAGGGTGAGGTGCTGGCCAGCTTTGCCGTGCCCGCTTTAGAGGCAGCTGATCTGGAGGCAGCCCTGGCGAGCTTTCGCGGCCCCATCCAGCAGGTGCCGCCCCAGGTGTCGGCGGTGCACGTGAAGGGGCAACGGGCCTATGCCCTAGTGCGCCAGGGCGAGCAGCTCGAGCTGGCGCCCCGAGCGGTCACAATCCAGCGACTGGAGCTGCTCGGCTGGGATGGCGCCACAGCAAGGCTCGAGCTGCTGGTGCGCTGCTCGGCCGGCACCTACATCCGCTCCCTAGCCCGCGACCTAGGCGAGGCGCTGGGCTGCGGTGGCGCCCTGGCCCAGCTGCGCCGCAGCGAGGCCCTGGGCTTTGGTCTCGAGCAGGCCGTGCCATTGGAGGCCCTCGATCAGGCGCCCTTGCCCCCTCTGCTGAATCCGCTGGCAGCCCTGGGGCACCTACCCCAACGGCAGCTGCTCGACGCAGAACTTGAAGGCTGGCGCTGCGGCCGCGCCCTTGACCATGGGCTGTCGCTGGAAGCCGGAGAGCCGGTGGCGGTGCTGGGGCCGGATGGCAACCTGGCCGGCATGGCTCGCACCAGTGAAGGCGGCCTCTTGCAGCCCAAGCTGGTGTTCAACGCAACCGGCTAG
- a CDS encoding queuosine precursor transporter, with protein MTLQQRRDLAFLVLAGIFLGTMGMLNILGLTRFLQLGTIGSWPIVVAVGALPYPITFLCTDLISELWGEQKASQLVWVGLLLNGWIVLILWLGGILPGLAGAPDATFFEVRRLAFGAVGASMVAYLAAQFTDVRLFHFWKRFSGGKALWLRNNGSTLVSQLVDTSAVVLISHYASHVLPLRPGEPVVPQLASFIASGYLFKLVAALADTLPFYGLVAWLRRWLEVPGEGAELGEEARIGAGS; from the coding sequence ATGACCCTGCAGCAGCGCCGCGACCTGGCGTTTCTGGTGCTGGCTGGGATCTTCCTGGGCACCATGGGCATGCTCAACATCCTTGGCCTCACTCGCTTTCTGCAGTTGGGCACGATTGGCTCCTGGCCGATCGTGGTGGCGGTGGGGGCCCTGCCCTATCCGATCACCTTTCTCTGCACCGACCTGATCAGTGAGCTGTGGGGAGAGCAGAAGGCCTCCCAGCTGGTGTGGGTGGGTCTGCTGCTCAACGGTTGGATTGTGCTGATCCTTTGGCTTGGCGGCATCCTGCCGGGGCTGGCAGGCGCGCCCGATGCCACCTTCTTTGAGGTGCGCCGGCTCGCCTTCGGCGCGGTTGGCGCCTCGATGGTGGCTTACCTGGCGGCCCAGTTCACCGACGTGCGCCTATTCCATTTCTGGAAGCGCTTCAGTGGGGGCAAGGCCCTATGGCTGCGCAACAACGGCTCCACCCTGGTGAGCCAGCTGGTGGACACCAGCGCTGTGGTGCTGATTAGTCACTACGCCAGCCATGTGCTGCCGCTGCGCCCCGGCGAGCCGGTGGTGCCCCAGCTGGCCTCCTTCATCGCCAGTGGCTACCTGTTCAAACTTGTGGCAGCCCTGGCTGACACCCTGCCCTTCTATGGCCTGGTGGCCTGGCTGCGGCGCTGGTTAGAGGTGCCGGGAGAAGGGGCTGAACTAGGGGAAGAAGCCCGTATCGGGGCTGGCTCCTAG
- a CDS encoding class I SAM-dependent methyltransferase, which translates to MGAVGELELGVERFLADGFALRSQLASFLEISPEELECRLPSSTDDLAALHPGAFDPDQAGRFYEDTVGTGHLLELAAWHLGSADYIADTLRLQQRFARGQVLDFGGGIGSHALAAAALPEVERVWFVDLNPHNRAFVQARAAELGLGAKLSCYRDMADPALPGRFDTIVCLDVLEHLSDPAAQLALFAERLSPAGIALLNWYFFKGFQGEYPFHFDAPELVEAFFRSLQSRFLEVFHPYLITTRAYRLA; encoded by the coding sequence ATGGGCGCGGTAGGGGAGCTGGAGTTGGGGGTGGAGCGGTTCTTGGCTGATGGCTTCGCCCTGCGCTCCCAGTTGGCCAGCTTCCTCGAGATTTCCCCCGAGGAGCTGGAGTGCCGCCTGCCCAGCAGCACCGACGACCTGGCCGCCCTACACCCCGGTGCCTTTGATCCAGATCAGGCGGGTCGCTTTTATGAAGACACTGTTGGCACCGGCCATCTGCTGGAGTTGGCGGCCTGGCACCTAGGCAGCGCCGACTACATCGCCGACACCCTGCGGCTGCAGCAGCGCTTTGCCCGCGGCCAGGTGCTCGACTTCGGCGGCGGTATTGGCAGCCATGCCCTGGCCGCGGCGGCTCTCCCCGAGGTGGAGCGGGTGTGGTTCGTGGATCTCAACCCCCACAACCGCGCCTTTGTGCAGGCACGCGCTGCCGAGCTCGGCCTGGGCGCCAAGTTGAGCTGCTATCGGGATATGGCTGATCCGGCCTTGCCTGGGCGCTTCGACACGATCGTTTGCCTGGATGTGCTGGAACATCTGAGCGATCCTGCCGCCCAGTTGGCCCTGTTTGCAGAGCGCCTCTCCCCAGCCGGCATCGCCCTACTCAACTGGTATTTCTTCAAGGGATTTCAGGGCGAGTACCCCTTTCACTTCGATGCCCCAGAGCTGGTGGAGGCGTTTTTCCGCAGCCTGCAGAGCCGCTTTCTCGAGGTGTTTCACCCCTACCTGATCACCACCCGGGCCTACCGGTTGGCTTGA
- the rpmA gene encoding 50S ribosomal protein L27: MAHKKGTGSTRNGRDSNSKRLGVKRYGGETVSAGSILIRQRGTSVLPGVNVGRGSDDTLFALVDGVVNFESIKRGLRNRKRINVAIG; encoded by the coding sequence ATGGCCCACAAGAAAGGCACAGGCTCAACCCGCAACGGCCGCGATTCAAACTCCAAGCGCCTCGGCGTCAAGCGCTACGGCGGTGAAACCGTGAGCGCCGGCTCCATCCTGATTCGCCAGCGCGGCACCTCGGTGCTGCCCGGGGTCAATGTGGGCCGCGGCTCCGACGACACCCTGTTCGCCTTGGTGGATGGTGTAGTCAACTTCGAAAGCATCAAGCGCGGCCTGCGCAACCGCAAGCGCATCAACGTTGCCATCGGCTGA
- the rplU gene encoding 50S ribosomal protein L21, with the protein MSPTTESAATSGAYAIVEASGQQFWLQPNRYYDLDRLGIDVDGTLTIDNVLLINDGKTTTLGQPYVKGASVELKVMAHRRGPKIIIYKMRPKKKTRRKNGHRQELTRVMVESISLGGKALA; encoded by the coding sequence ATGAGCCCTACCACCGAATCCGCAGCCACCAGTGGCGCCTACGCCATTGTTGAGGCGTCAGGCCAGCAGTTCTGGCTGCAGCCAAACCGCTACTACGACCTCGACCGCCTTGGCATCGATGTCGACGGCACCTTGACCATCGACAACGTGTTGTTGATCAACGACGGCAAAACCACGACCCTGGGCCAGCCGTACGTCAAAGGAGCCAGCGTTGAGCTCAAGGTGATGGCCCATCGCCGCGGCCCCAAGATCATCATTTACAAGATGCGCCCTAAGAAAAAGACCAGGCGCAAGAACGGTCACCGTCAGGAGTTGACCCGGGTGATGGTCGAATCGATTTCCCTAGGTGGCAAAGCTCTGGCCTGA
- a CDS encoding circadian clock protein KaiA: MPEPALTIASLIRDPRLRQACSHWLVGGRCRMVWVDPTSNPLVELEQRREEFDAVLLEQGALSPEDCRAFGDLGLLLPAVVIGGVGGQIELHQAEVHLPPDQLEQLSYSLDAAVSRYLREGLAGSESSPAGQSTETPDRWKLANRLKGRVGFVGVFYKRDPARFLRNLREQEREELIHSLERTYRDLLLSYFRDPAAANQALESFVNTAFFSDLPITKTVEIHMNLIDGFSKQLKLEGHKNDFLQDYRLALLDVMAHLCEMYRRSIPADAPLTGLPVQASGQPTMA; encoded by the coding sequence ATGCCCGAACCGGCCCTCACCATCGCCTCTCTGATCAGAGATCCCCGCTTGCGGCAAGCGTGCTCCCACTGGCTGGTCGGGGGGCGTTGCCGCATGGTCTGGGTGGATCCCACCAGCAACCCCCTGGTGGAGCTTGAGCAGCGCCGCGAGGAATTTGACGCCGTGCTGCTGGAGCAGGGGGCCCTCAGCCCCGAGGACTGCCGCGCCTTTGGGGATCTGGGACTGCTGCTGCCGGCGGTGGTGATCGGTGGCGTGGGAGGCCAGATCGAACTCCATCAAGCGGAGGTGCACCTGCCCCCCGATCAGCTTGAGCAGCTCAGCTACAGCCTGGATGCGGCTGTCTCCCGCTACCTGCGCGAAGGCCTAGCCGGCTCCGAGAGCTCCCCTGCTGGCCAGAGCACCGAAACCCCCGATCGCTGGAAGCTGGCCAACCGGCTGAAGGGCCGCGTCGGCTTTGTTGGGGTTTTCTACAAGCGTGATCCAGCCCGCTTTCTACGTAACCTGAGAGAGCAGGAGCGCGAAGAGTTGATCCATTCTTTGGAGCGCACCTATCGAGACCTGCTGCTCAGTTATTTCCGGGATCCGGCCGCGGCAAACCAGGCCCTGGAAAGTTTCGTCAATACGGCTTTTTTCAGTGATTTACCCATTACTAAAACTGTTGAGATTCACATGAATCTCATTGATGGCTTCTCCAAACAGCTCAAGCTGGAAGGGCACAAGAACGATTTCCTCCAGGATTATCGGCTGGCCCTGCTCGATGTGATGGCCCATCTCTGCGAGATGTACCGCCGCTCAATTCCAGCCGATGCCCCTTTGACTGGTTTGCCGGTCCAGGCGTCCGGCCAGCCCACGATGGCTTGA
- the kaiB gene encoding circadian clock protein KaiB codes for MNPRKTYILKLYVAGNTPNSMRALKTLRNILETEFRGVYALKVIDVLKNPQLAEEDKILATPTLAKILPPPVRRIIGDLSDRERVLIGLDLLYEELSEEVLEEELCDDDGMENPSVLVPTDPLPSLEPLP; via the coding sequence ATGAATCCACGCAAGACCTACATCCTCAAGCTCTACGTGGCGGGCAATACGCCCAACTCGATGCGTGCCTTGAAAACACTGCGGAATATCCTGGAAACGGAATTCCGGGGCGTATATGCCCTCAAGGTGATTGATGTGTTGAAAAATCCTCAGCTAGCTGAGGAGGACAAGATTCTCGCCACTCCCACTTTGGCCAAGATCCTGCCGCCACCCGTGCGCCGCATCATCGGCGATCTCTCCGATCGGGAGCGGGTGCTGATCGGGCTTGATTTGCTCTACGAAGAGCTCAGTGAGGAGGTCTTGGAAGAGGAATTATGCGACGACGACGGCATGGAAAATCCGTCGGTTTTGGTTCCTACAGATCCTCTCCCTTCTCTTGAGCCTCTGCCCTGA
- the kaiC gene encoding circadian clock protein KaiC yields MQEPRPTSNPLMQVQKLPTGIEGFDDVCHGGLPIGRSTLISGTSGTGKTVFSLNFLYNGIRQYNEPGIFVTFEESPLDILRNAASFGWDLQEMVEQDKLFILDASPDPEGQDVAGSFDLSGLIERINYAIRKYKARRVAIDSITAVFQQYDAVSVVRREIFRLIARLKEIGVTTVMTTERIDEYGPIARYGVEEFVSDNVVILRNVLEGERRRRTAEILKLRGTTHMKGEFPFTMGSHGISVFPLGAMRLTQRSSNVRLSSGVPRLDEMCGGGFFKDSIILATGATGTGKTLLVSKFVEDACRSKERAILFAYEESRAQLLRNATSWGIDFEQMEQDGLLKIICAYPESTGLEDHLQIIKTEIGQFKPSRMAIDSLSALARGVSHNAFRQFVIGVTGYAKQEEIAGFFTNTSEEFMGSHSITDSHISTITDTILLLQYVEIRGEMARALNVFKMRGSWHDKGIREFVITSNGPEIKDSFSNFERIISGVPHRITTDERSELSRIARSVADDEI; encoded by the coding sequence ATGCAGGAACCAAGACCCACCAGCAACCCCTTGATGCAGGTTCAGAAGCTCCCGACTGGGATCGAGGGCTTCGACGACGTGTGCCATGGCGGCTTGCCCATCGGCCGCTCCACCCTGATCAGTGGTACGTCAGGTACCGGTAAGACGGTGTTTTCTCTCAACTTCCTCTACAACGGCATTCGTCAGTACAACGAACCTGGAATCTTCGTAACCTTTGAAGAATCGCCCCTAGATATTCTGCGTAATGCGGCCAGCTTTGGCTGGGATCTGCAAGAGATGGTGGAGCAAGACAAACTCTTTATTCTGGATGCCTCGCCGGATCCGGAAGGCCAAGATGTGGCGGGAAGTTTTGATCTGTCCGGCTTGATTGAGCGAATTAATTATGCGATTCGCAAATACAAAGCCCGCCGAGTAGCGATTGATTCGATCACGGCTGTATTTCAGCAATACGATGCGGTTTCCGTGGTGCGCCGCGAGATTTTCCGCCTTATTGCCAGGTTGAAGGAAATTGGTGTCACCACGGTGATGACCACCGAGAGGATCGATGAATACGGTCCGATTGCTCGCTACGGGGTTGAAGAATTTGTTTCTGACAACGTGGTGATTCTCCGCAACGTGCTGGAGGGGGAGCGGCGGCGCCGTACCGCGGAGATTCTCAAGCTGCGCGGCACCACCCACATGAAGGGCGAGTTTCCTTTCACGATGGGTAGCCACGGCATCAGTGTTTTCCCGCTGGGAGCCATGCGCCTCACCCAGCGCTCCTCAAATGTGCGGCTCAGCTCCGGCGTGCCCAGGCTCGACGAGATGTGCGGCGGCGGCTTCTTCAAGGATTCGATCATCCTGGCCACCGGTGCCACGGGTACGGGTAAAACCCTGCTGGTGTCCAAATTTGTTGAGGATGCTTGCCGCTCCAAGGAGAGAGCAATCCTGTTCGCCTACGAGGAGTCCCGCGCCCAGCTGCTACGCAATGCCACCAGTTGGGGTATTGATTTTGAGCAGATGGAGCAGGATGGCCTGCTCAAGATCATTTGCGCCTATCCCGAGTCCACGGGTTTGGAAGATCATCTCCAAATCATCAAAACTGAGATAGGCCAGTTCAAGCCATCGCGGATGGCGATCGATTCCCTAAGTGCCCTAGCCCGGGGCGTGAGTCACAACGCCTTTAGGCAGTTTGTTATTGGCGTTACTGGTTATGCCAAGCAGGAGGAGATTGCCGGTTTCTTTACGAACACCTCCGAAGAGTTCATGGGCAGCCATTCGATCACCGACTCCCATATCTCCACAATCACCGACACGATCCTGCTGCTCCAATACGTGGAGATCCGCGGTGAGATGGCCCGTGCCTTGAACGTGTTCAAAATGCGTGGCTCCTGGCACGACAAGGGCATCCGTGAATTCGTGATCACCAGCAACGGCCCTGAGATCAAGGATTCCTTTTCCAACTTCGAGCGCATCATCTCCGGGGTGCCCCACCGGATCACCACCGACGAACGCAGCGAGCTCTCCCGTATCGCCCGCAGCGTCGCCGACGACGAGATTTAA
- the nblS gene encoding two-component system sensor histidine kinase NblS: protein MSWRQAMGRWWAEFSLQTKLLAVATLVVSLLMTGFTFLALNGIQRDAQLSDTRYARDLGLLLSANITPLVAEGNDRELAAVADRFWRSSRSLRYIFFADPEGVIYLGIPIGASSGSSELLLSRRLELPADLQKRPDTPLIRQHLSPGGQVTDVFVPMVSDGRYLGVLALGINPNETLLTSAALTREVTVAVFISIWVLVILGAVFNALTITRPVKELLQGVRSIAGGNFETRLALPVGGELGELLDGFNTMASQLEDYKAANIEELTAAQVKQQSLIAKMADGAVLLDAEGAIVLANPTSRRLFRWEGRNLEGKDLIAELPERLAMEVQPALDSVTCRDRESADVRCSFGEPIRTLRIVLQSVSDASGESLKGIAMTIQDLTREVELNAAQSRFISNVSHELRTPLCNIKSYVETLHDLGDQLSEEEKREFLGIANAEADRLTRLVNDVLDLSRLESEREWNLEPLELAPAIEQILRTYRLNADEKGVSLAFEADPQLPRILGNWDLLLQVFDNLVGNALKFTPKGGLLQLRAYPWPDLCVLTPGNEPSSDSPSCDLTSPLPRIRIEIADSGCGISDADQECIFDRFYRVENAVHTEAGTGLGLSIVRGNLEKHGTQVRMASALGVGSTFWFDLPLENSDTDELRLLAERRRYDQA from the coding sequence ATGAGCTGGCGCCAGGCCATGGGCCGCTGGTGGGCGGAATTCAGCCTGCAGACCAAGCTGCTGGCTGTGGCCACCCTGGTGGTGAGCCTGCTGATGACGGGCTTCACCTTTTTGGCCCTCAACGGCATCCAGAGAGATGCCCAGCTGAGCGATACCCGCTACGCCCGAGACCTGGGCCTGCTGCTCTCAGCCAACATCACGCCTTTGGTTGCGGAGGGCAACGACCGGGAGCTAGCGGCGGTAGCGGATCGATTCTGGCGATCCAGCCGCAGTCTTCGCTACATCTTTTTCGCCGACCCAGAGGGGGTGATCTACCTAGGCATTCCGATCGGCGCCAGCTCAGGCAGCAGCGAGCTGCTGCTCAGCCGCCGCCTCGAATTGCCCGCAGACCTACAGAAACGGCCTGACACGCCCCTGATCCGCCAGCACCTCAGCCCAGGCGGCCAGGTGACCGATGTGTTTGTACCGATGGTGAGCGACGGCCGCTATCTCGGCGTGCTGGCCCTGGGCATCAATCCCAACGAAACCCTGCTTACCAGTGCCGCCCTCACCCGGGAGGTGACTGTGGCTGTGTTCATCTCAATCTGGGTGCTGGTGATTTTGGGGGCGGTTTTCAATGCCCTCACCATCACGCGCCCCGTGAAAGAGCTGCTGCAGGGGGTGCGCTCTATTGCTGGCGGCAACTTCGAAACCCGGCTGGCCCTGCCGGTGGGAGGGGAATTGGGGGAGCTGCTCGACGGCTTCAACACCATGGCCTCCCAGCTGGAGGACTACAAAGCAGCAAACATCGAAGAGCTAACCGCCGCCCAGGTGAAGCAGCAGTCGCTGATCGCCAAGATGGCCGACGGGGCGGTGCTGCTTGATGCCGAGGGCGCAATTGTGCTGGCCAACCCCACCTCCCGTCGCCTGTTCCGCTGGGAGGGACGCAACCTCGAGGGCAAGGATCTGATTGCCGAGCTGCCGGAACGGCTGGCGATGGAGGTGCAGCCAGCCCTCGACAGCGTGACCTGCCGCGACCGAGAAAGCGCCGATGTGCGTTGCAGTTTTGGTGAACCGATCCGCACCCTGCGCATCGTTTTGCAGTCGGTGAGTGATGCCAGCGGCGAAAGCCTCAAGGGCATCGCCATGACCATCCAAGACCTAACCCGCGAGGTGGAGCTCAATGCCGCCCAAAGCCGCTTCATCAGCAATGTCTCCCACGAGCTGCGCACGCCGCTGTGCAACATAAAGAGTTACGTGGAAACCCTCCACGACCTAGGCGACCAGCTCAGCGAAGAGGAAAAGCGCGAATTTCTGGGGATCGCCAACGCCGAAGCCGACCGGCTCACCAGGCTTGTCAACGACGTACTTGACCTATCCCGGCTGGAGTCGGAGCGGGAGTGGAACCTTGAGCCGCTGGAGCTGGCCCCAGCCATCGAGCAGATCCTGCGCACCTACCGGCTCAATGCCGATGAAAAGGGCGTCTCCCTGGCCTTTGAAGCCGATCCCCAGCTGCCGCGCATCCTGGGCAACTGGGACCTGCTGCTGCAAGTCTTCGACAACCTGGTGGGCAATGCCCTCAAGTTCACCCCCAAAGGTGGGCTGCTGCAATTGCGGGCCTACCCCTGGCCCGATCTTTGCGTGCTTACCCCGGGCAACGAACCCAGCAGCGACAGCCCTAGCTGCGATCTCACCTCGCCCCTACCCCGGATTCGAATCGAAATCGCCGACAGCGGCTGCGGCATCTCGGATGCAGATCAGGAGTGCATTTTTGATCGCTTCTATCGAGTTGAAAATGCAGTGCACACCGAAGCTGGCACTGGCTTGGGCCTATCGATTGTGCGGGGCAACCTCGAAAAACACGGCACCCAGGTGCGCATGGCCAGTGCCCTAGGGGTGGGCAGCACCTTCTGGTTTGACTTGCCTCTAGAAAATTCAGACACGGACGAACTGCGGTTACTGGCCGAGCGACGCCGCTACGACCAGGCCTAG